Proteins from a genomic interval of Phlebotomus papatasi isolate M1 chromosome 3, Ppap_2.1, whole genome shotgun sequence:
- the LOC129808273 gene encoding zinc finger protein Elbow: MLTSSNPSNQYLRPDYLSPLPTSLDAKNSPLALLAQTCSSIGADSPNPKLLANIEKSAKAHIKSDGRDKSSPGSQSSLSNGSSSDILKSSFKPYDLGNREKATTPEDRSISRTRTPKVTTPIPTSQPMQINGRCGSNQSAMSPRSSPANRKSTPSMSHVEKNASPQRASSKESSSGAMNGPSQDSPHSMSGKLAEQAAKDLSSAKVTTSLGLPTSSASSAFLSGYPPPGLPYPMDLMTASALMTPHHSMIKAAALSPYLNYARMKVPGAPTDPMMVCRDPYCTGCALSNHMMKSSASTPGGCPAGCTQCDHPAKGYPTSLSAAHNSAAAAYAHAQLAALAAASQLPFVCNWIASDASYCGKRFGTSDELLQHLRTHTSNMSESMLTTAAATGLPPTHPLLQRTYPTPPLSPLSTARYHPYSKPSLLPPTLPPPSLTGLPGLPPHPSLAQYFSPFSLYGPRLGTPPSMHP; encoded by the coding sequence CTGGACGCAAAGAACAGCCCGTTAGCCCTTTTGGCTCAGACATGCAGCTCTATTGGAGCCGATTCTCCGAATCCCAAGCTCCTGGCAAATATCGAGAAGAGCGCAAAGGCTCATATTAAATCTGACGGAAGAGACAAATCGTCCCCGGGCAGTCAATCTTCCCTCTCAAATGGTTCTTCCAGTGATATTCTCAAATCAAGCTTTAAGCCCTACGATTTGGGCAACCGTGAAAAGGCCACAACACCAGAAGATCGCTCAATCTCACGAACTAGAACACCCAAAGTAACAACCCCAATTCCGACGAGTCAACCAATGCAAATTAACGGCCGCTGCGGAAGCAATCAGAGCGCAATGTCGCCCAGATCTTCGCCAGCGAATAGGAAATCCACACCAAGTATGTCTCATGTAGAAAAAAATGCTAGTCCTCAACGTGCCTCATCCAAGGAATCCTCTAGCGGGGCCATGAACGGTCCATCTCAAGACAGTCCGCATAGTATGTCAGGCAAGCTAGCTGAACAAGCTGCTAAGGATCTGAGTTCTGCCAAAGTAACAACGTCACTCGGTCTGCCAACATCTAGTGCATCTTCGGCTTTTCTCAGTGGCTACCCGCCACCTGGTCTCCCTTATCCTATGGATCTGATGACAGCTAGCGCTCTTATGACCCCTCACCACTCGATGATCAAAGCCGCCGCCCTTAGTCCTTACCTCAATTACGCCCGTATGAAAGTACCTGGCGCTCCAACAGACCCCATGATGGTTTGTAGAGACCCCTATTGCACCGGCTGCGCTCTCAGCAATCACATGATGAAATCCAGCGCATCAACGCCTGGTGGTTGCCCAGCTGGCTGCACCCAGTGCGATCATCCCGCCAAAGGATATCCAACTTCCCTCTCGGCCGCACACAATTCTGCAGCAGCGGCATATGCTCATGCACAGCTAGCAGCCCTTGCAGCCGCCTCACAGCTTCCCTTCGTCTGCAACTGGATCGCCAGTGACGCATCTTACTGTGGTAAACGTTTTGGCACTTCAGACGAACTCCTGCAGCATCTCAGAACTCACACCTCCAATATGTCTGAATCCATGCTAACTACGGCCGCAGCTACAGGCTTACCACCGACACATCCTCTACTTCAGAGAACCTATCCAACTCCACCGCTGAGCCCACTGTCAACAGCCAGGTACCATCCCTACAGCAAACCATCCCTTCTGCCGCCAACCCTGCCACCGCCGTCACTCACAGGGCTTCCTGGTCTCCCGCCACATCCCTCTCTCGCACAGTACTTTTCACCCTTCTCCCTATACGGACCCAGGCTGGGCACACCGCCCTCAATGCATCCCTAA